The genomic region TCCTCGTGGTCATTGCGTCCGTGGTTACTGATGGCATATCATGGGCTGGATTTTGAAACGGTATTGATCCCCCTTTACTCAGCCGAGATGCCAGCGTTGATGGCAAAATACTGTCCGTCAAAAAAAGTACCCACACTACACGATGGCGCGTTAATTGTGAGCGATTCGCTAGCGATATGCGAATATATTTCAGAGAAATATTTATCGAATAACGGTTGGCCAAGCGATATTGAAACCAGAGCAAAAGCTCGTGCGTTAGCCGCTGAAATGCACTCAGGCTTTTTTCAGATTCGCACTCAGATGCCAATGGACATTCGCGAAAAGCATAAAACCTACGATGCCAGTGATAACGCGTTGTTTGCTGAAATCGCACGCATAGATGCCATTTGGTCACAAGCGGTCGACGATGAATTTTTATGCGGGTCATTTGGCATTGCCGATTGTATGTTTGCCCCTGTTGCCTTTCGTTTTCAAACGTATGATGTGGCATTGTCAGCGCCCGCTAAACGTTATCAGAAAGCCTTGCTCGCACTGCCTGCCATGCAGGCATGGCAAGACGCAGCACTTTTGGAAACCATGATAATAAAAAATTTAAATATTTGATAAAATTATGAAAATATTATCTATTAACTCGGTTAAAAAAGAATTATTGGAGATAAAAGAGACGTTTCTTTTCTTTTGTATCCCTATCATGGGAACAAGTATTATGCTGTATTTAACGAATGAGTTTAATTTTGAAAAGGTAATATGGTTTTTAAATAATTTTTCAATGTCTATTATATCCTTATTGTTATTGTCCATAATATTTTTTGTATCCTTTCTGGTGTTTCTTTTTTATTATGATTTGTTTAACAGAGTAAGAACTAGGTTCGTTAGATGGGTTGCTATTGCTAAAGAAATTAGCCTAATAGCATGCTTTATCTATATCGTTTTTTTTGCGGCTGCATTGTTTTTTAAGTCTGATGAGATTAGCGGGATATTAAAATTATTGTCAGCTACTGTTTTTGTTTGGTTTATTGCCATTTTGCTTCAATCTTTAATGGGATGTTTGAAAGAAAAGGATAGGTGTTTGGCATTTTCATCGCTAGTTATTGTGTTTTTAGCATCCTTTCTTCATTATGTGTTAACGTAGCAGAATTAATTGAATTTTTGTAATAAAATTGTAGGAATTAAACCATGACAAAAAAAATATTATTATTGCCAGGTGATGGCGTTGGACCTGAGATTGTTAAGCAAGCGGAAAACGTGTTACGCTATTTGATTGATAGTGGGCAGCTTGATGCGACGTTAGAGACGGCATTAATCGGTGGCGCGGGTTATGATGCCGCTGGCGTCCCGTTACCTGAGGAAACCATAACCCAAGCACAACGTGCCGATGCGATTTTATTGGGCGCGATTGGCGGACCAAAATACGATACACTGGCGCGTGATTTGCGGCCAGAGCGTGGTTTGCTGGGTATCCGTAATGCGTTAGGACTATTTGCGAATTTGCGGCCTGCAATCTTGTTTCCGCAATTGGCGGCCGCATCGAGCTTAAAGCCTGAATTAGTCGCAGGGCTTGATTTAATGATTGTGCGTGAATTAACAGGCGGTATTTATTTTGGCCAGCCACGCGGTATTGAAACGCGCGAGGTAAGTGGCAGTAATGAAAAAGTCGGCTATAACACCATGGTGTATAGCGAATCAGAAATTGCGCGTATTATGAAGGTCGCCTTTGATATTGCCGAAAAACGAGACGGACGCTTGTGTTCGGTTGACAAAGCTAATGTGTTAGAGGTCTCTGAATTATGGCGCGAAGGGGCTGAGGCCGTTGGTCAGTCTTACCCTAATGTGGCGCTATCGCACCTCTATGTGGACAATGCCGCGATGCAATTGGTGCGCGCGCCTAAGCAGTTTGATGTGATGGTGACCAGTAATTTATTTGGGGATATTTTGTCAGATTGTGCCGCGATGCTGACAGGCTCGATTGGTATGTTGCCATCGGCGTCGTTTGATGAACAAGGCAAAGGGCTTTATGAGCCAGTGCATGGCTCCGCCCCCGATATTGCCGGCCAAGACAAGGCCAATCCGTTGGCCACTATTTTGTCGGTAGAGATGTTATTGCGTTATACGCTGAATGAGGCAACACTCGCTGATCAAATCAACCAAGCGGTTAATCAAGTACTCGACCAAGGCTATCGAACGGCTGATATTATGAGTGACGGGATGACGTTGGTGGGCTGTGAGGCAATGGGCGAGCAAGTGTTAGCCGCGTTACGTCGTTAACCATTACGGCGTTAACCTAGCACGCTTTTAGCGAACTTTAATATAATTAATCAATAAGTTATTACAAGAATAAGCGAGTGAAATAGATGAGTAAAATAAAACGAGTAGGGTTAGTGGGTTGGCGTGGCATGGTGGGTTCTGTGCTGCTGGATAGAATGTGCGCAGAAAATGATTTTGCACAAATTGATGAGCCTGTATTTTTTACGACGTCTCAAGCGGGCCAAGCAGCCCCTGATGTGGGTAAACCCGTGCCAGTGTTACAAGATGCGAATGATATCGCAACACTAAAAACCATGGATGTCATTATTACCTGTCAAGGCGGTGATTATACCCAAGCCATTTATCCGCAATTACGCCAAGCAGGTTGGCAAGGGTATTGGATCGATGCGGCCTCTAGCTTGCGCATGGATGATGAGGCGGTTATTATTTTAGACCCTGTGAATCATTCCGTGATTGACACGGCGATGGCAGACGGTAAAACAACGTTTGTTGGTGGTAATTGCACGGTTTCATTAATGTTAATGGCGTTGGGCGGGTTATTCAAAGCCGATGCGATTGAGTGGATGACATCAATGACGTATCAAGCGGCATCGGGCGGTGGTGCGCGCCATATGCGCGAATTAATTACGCAAATGGGACTGATTCGTGATGAAGTCGCCAACGAGCTTGCCGACCCTGCCAGTGCGATTTTAGATATTGACAGAAAAGTCGCCGATATTATTGCTTCAGGCAAATTGCCCGTGGATAATTTTGGCGTGCCATTAGCAGGTTCGTTGATTCCGTGGATTGATACGGCGCTGGATAACGGGCAAAGCCGTGAAGAGTGGAAAGCCATGGCCGAGACGAATAAAATTTTAGGGCGCATGGCTAACCCGATTGCAATCGATGGTACTTGTGTACGGATTGGCGCGATGCGTTGCCATAGTCAGGCCTTTACGATTAAGCTAAAACAAGCCATACCATTAGACGAAATTGAGCAAATGCTCGCGGCTGCCAACGATTGGGTGCGTGTCATTCCGAACGAACGCGACATCACTGCGCGCGAGTTATCACCCGTTAAAGTCACAGGCAATTTGCATGTGCCCGTGGGGCGGTTGCGCAAAATGAATTTGGGTGATACGTATTTAAACGCCTTTAGTGTGGGTGATCAGTTGTTATGGGGTGCGGCAGAGCCGTTACGTCGTATGTTGCGGATTATCTTAGAGAGTCGCTGATTGAACACCACTGATTGAACACCGCTGATTGAACACCACTGATTGAACACCACTGATTGAACACCACTGATTGAACACCACTATTGAACAAAAGCCACTGATCGAATACGTGGCTTTTGGGGTTGTGCTTTTTGTGCTGCAGCGGGCTGTCAGTGGGTTGGCAGAATTTGCGGGCGAGTTAAGTGGATAAACTTACGTGCTTCTAGCGTTGCGGTAATGGTTAAACCAATGGCGAGTCCCAGCCATAATCCGTAGGCACCTTTGTCCAAGGTAAAAGCGAGCAGTAACGCTACCGGCATACCAATAAGCCAATAACCAATAATAGCGTAGTGCATGGGGGCTTTGGTCTGTTCTAAGCCACGCAGCGCCCCCGCGCCACAGACTTGGATGGCGTCTGGGATTTGAAAAATAGCGGCGATAGTGAGCAGCCCCACCGCGAGGGTCAATACGGCGGTATCATGGCTATAAAGTCTGGCAATATTTTCGCCAAATAAGACAATATTTAGAATAGAAAAGACCATAAACAACGCACCAAGCCCCATGCCTGATAACCCAATGACTCTCGCCTTGGCTAAGTCATTGTGGGCCATGGCTCGCCCAATCCTTGCGGTTAGTGCCATGCTAATCCCCAGCGGTATCATAAATACAAGTGACGCATAGTTAAAGGCGATTTGGTTGGCTGCTGCTGTTGTGACCCCCATTCGTCCTGATAGCATGACCACAAACGCAAACATACCGACTTCAAGCAATAACGCAACAGCATTGGGCAATCCCAGCGAAAAAAAACGCTGAATGGTCAGCAAAGCGGGGCGAGAGAATGCTTGCATTAGCCGATAGTGTCGTGTCTTTTGACTAGATAACAAATAGCCCCAAGAGACAAAAAACACAATGACAATGCTAATCACACTAGACAGCGCAATGCCTGCGGCCCCCATTTTGGGGAAACCAAATAATCCGTGGATAAAAATATAATTACCAATAATGTTAATAGGGATAGACAAGGCGGTAATTAGCATAACGATTTTTGCGTTTTCTATTCCTTCGTTAAAAAAACGTGTCGGCAACATCAACGCCAAAAAAGGAATGCCAATTGCCATTACGCGTAAATAGTCGGTGGCAGGCGCGATAATGATGGATTGGACGCCCACCCAGACCATTAGCCACGGCATATACCAAATCAAAATCATCCCGACAATGCCCACAATAAGCGCTGTCCAAACATTTTGCTGAAAAAGGTGGCGTAGTTGTTCAGTGTTGCCTTTGGCGTGGGTTTTGGCAATCATGGGGGTGAGTGTCATACAAATGCCAATGATAATGAGCGCAACCACATCCCAGAGGATAATGCCTTGCGCCACTGCAGCCAGTGTTAGTTTGCCATCGCTACTGGCCATAATGCTGTCGATAGTGACAATCGACATTTGTAGCAGCTGGTTGAGGATAAATGGCGCACCAATCACCAAAGTGCGCTTGCCTTCAGCGAAATAATCAGCCAGTGAGTTTGAAGCGTCCATACGCACTAATCAGCGAAACGATAAATCAATGGCAATCCCAGTGAAACCAAAGCGATGCGAAGTTTTTATTGCGTAAGTCGTCGGGTCTAATAAAAAAGTGACCAACCCCGTTATCCCCCCACATAATGTCATTATCGCCGTCCATATCGGTATCGATTTGTAGCAGTAATTGGTAACTGGTGTCTGTGCGTGGGTCAGTTTGTGTAAAGTAGG from Ostreibacterium oceani harbors:
- a CDS encoding glutathione S-transferase family protein → MKLIIGNKNYSSWSLRPWLLMAYHGLDFETVLIPLYSAEMPALMAKYCPSKKVPTLHDGALIVSDSLAICEYISEKYLSNNGWPSDIETRAKARALAAEMHSGFFQIRTQMPMDIREKHKTYDASDNALFAEIARIDAIWSQAVDDEFLCGSFGIADCMFAPVAFRFQTYDVALSAPAKRYQKALLALPAMQAWQDAALLETMIIKNLNI
- the leuB gene encoding 3-isopropylmalate dehydrogenase; this translates as MTKKILLLPGDGVGPEIVKQAENVLRYLIDSGQLDATLETALIGGAGYDAAGVPLPEETITQAQRADAILLGAIGGPKYDTLARDLRPERGLLGIRNALGLFANLRPAILFPQLAAASSLKPELVAGLDLMIVRELTGGIYFGQPRGIETREVSGSNEKVGYNTMVYSESEIARIMKVAFDIAEKRDGRLCSVDKANVLEVSELWREGAEAVGQSYPNVALSHLYVDNAAMQLVRAPKQFDVMVTSNLFGDILSDCAAMLTGSIGMLPSASFDEQGKGLYEPVHGSAPDIAGQDKANPLATILSVEMLLRYTLNEATLADQINQAVNQVLDQGYRTADIMSDGMTLVGCEAMGEQVLAALRR
- a CDS encoding MATE family efflux transporter → MDASNSLADYFAEGKRTLVIGAPFILNQLLQMSIVTIDSIMASSDGKLTLAAVAQGIILWDVVALIIIGICMTLTPMIAKTHAKGNTEQLRHLFQQNVWTALIVGIVGMILIWYMPWLMVWVGVQSIIIAPATDYLRVMAIGIPFLALMLPTRFFNEGIENAKIVMLITALSIPINIIGNYIFIHGLFGFPKMGAAGIALSSVISIVIVFFVSWGYLLSSQKTRHYRLMQAFSRPALLTIQRFFSLGLPNAVALLLEVGMFAFVVMLSGRMGVTTAAANQIAFNYASLVFMIPLGISMALTARIGRAMAHNDLAKARVIGLSGMGLGALFMVFSILNIVLFGENIARLYSHDTAVLTLAVGLLTIAAIFQIPDAIQVCGAGALRGLEQTKAPMHYAIIGYWLIGMPVALLLAFTLDKGAYGLWLGLAIGLTITATLEARKFIHLTRPQILPTH
- the asd gene encoding aspartate-semialdehyde dehydrogenase; this translates as MKRVGLVGWRGMVGSVLLDRMCAENDFAQIDEPVFFTTSQAGQAAPDVGKPVPVLQDANDIATLKTMDVIITCQGGDYTQAIYPQLRQAGWQGYWIDAASSLRMDDEAVIILDPVNHSVIDTAMADGKTTFVGGNCTVSLMLMALGGLFKADAIEWMTSMTYQAASGGGARHMRELITQMGLIRDEVANELADPASAILDIDRKVADIIASGKLPVDNFGVPLAGSLIPWIDTALDNGQSREEWKAMAETNKILGRMANPIAIDGTCVRIGAMRCHSQAFTIKLKQAIPLDEIEQMLAAANDWVRVIPNERDITARELSPVKVTGNLHVPVGRLRKMNLGDTYLNAFSVGDQLLWGAAEPLRRMLRIILESR